From Streptomyces sp. NBC_00775, one genomic window encodes:
- a CDS encoding terpene synthase family protein yields MTRTGAVFTVPWPLRVNPHLDQARDSALDWMRRSGLLDGEQAAQDFVDWRLAEVAAFFYPHASAEDCCTAAQMMGWYFLPFDDQLDGEAGRDPRTVAAVCNALIGIMHGATGPQPHAAPTVRAFADLWSRMVRGMSLPLRTRVAFNWASYFSSQVTEAMDRTTGFAYRDLADYFSLRAATTCAFGQNDLGEKWGGTEVPPELWHHPVLQRMRQLGADVVALRNDSMSLRHEDVTGGHNAIHVIQRSRGCTRQEALVEASRHAQEKVDELVELEERALSRLLRAVDESRRAALRGYADIIHDWIRGDYEWERITTRHDEHRVMPDWASGLLVGAGS; encoded by the coding sequence GTGACGCGAACCGGAGCGGTCTTCACCGTCCCGTGGCCCTTGCGGGTCAACCCCCATCTGGATCAGGCGCGCGACAGCGCGCTCGACTGGATGCGGAGGTCCGGCCTGCTGGACGGCGAGCAGGCCGCGCAGGACTTCGTCGACTGGCGGCTGGCCGAAGTGGCCGCCTTCTTCTATCCCCACGCCAGTGCCGAGGACTGCTGTACGGCGGCACAGATGATGGGCTGGTACTTCCTGCCGTTCGACGACCAGTTGGACGGCGAGGCCGGCCGTGATCCCCGCACGGTGGCGGCCGTCTGCAACGCCCTGATCGGCATCATGCACGGCGCGACCGGACCGCAGCCGCACGCTGCGCCGACGGTGCGGGCCTTCGCCGATCTGTGGAGCCGGATGGTGCGGGGGATGTCGCTGCCGCTGCGCACGCGCGTGGCGTTCAACTGGGCGTCGTACTTCTCCTCCCAGGTGACGGAGGCGATGGACCGTACGACGGGATTCGCCTACCGCGACCTGGCGGACTACTTCTCGCTGCGGGCGGCCACGACGTGCGCCTTCGGTCAGAACGACCTGGGCGAGAAGTGGGGCGGCACCGAGGTGCCGCCGGAGCTGTGGCACCACCCGGTGCTGCAGCGCATGCGTCAACTGGGCGCCGACGTGGTCGCGTTGAGGAACGACTCGATGTCGCTCAGGCACGAGGACGTCACCGGCGGGCACAACGCGATCCACGTCATTCAGCGCAGCCGCGGCTGCACGCGGCAGGAGGCGCTGGTCGAGGCGTCCCGCCACGCTCAGGAAAAGGTCGATGAACTCGTGGAGTTGGAGGAGAGGGCTCTGTCACGACTGCTACGGGCCGTCGACGAGAGCCGGCGCGCGGCGCTGCGGGGTTACGCGGACATCATTCATGACTGGATCCGCGGTGACTACGAGTGGGAGCGGATCACCACACGGCACGACGAGCACCGCGTGATGCCCGACTGGGCGTCCGGTCTGCTCGTGGGCGCGGGGAGTTGA
- a CDS encoding cytochrome P450, translating to MATTSLPASLVPAPRAPGALPGVGHLRQLLVDPTRFLARLPSYGDLVEIRLGLRPTYVVCSPELVSEILVRRHRDFDKGGPFFDNISEFFGDGLATCPNAKHTRLRRFTQPAFHPSKLPGYAELAGREITAITQEWREGQVLDVRRLMQELAMRITVSTMLGSWFADTGADADTIGRTLGDVDVLVSGAFLRMVAPGIARLPLPNNRRYVQARESLYAHIDATVASYRRAGTDQGDLLSMFLAEDGDGNALSDTEVREQVMTMFIAGISTTAAMLAWTLYYLSLDDDLDAAVAAEAQQVCGDGLARHEHLPQLPALMAVVTEAFRIRPSAWLFSRTTVTDTSLGTYRVPDGADILISPYIIHHRPDLFPEPDRFDPGRWTGDGRTWAKAERAMELVPFGTGIRKCIGHDFTVMNVMLSLASILAGWKLTPATSRPVTLIGRSIIEPRNLDLRLHRRQVS from the coding sequence ATGGCGACCACAAGCCTCCCGGCATCCCTCGTTCCCGCCCCGCGCGCACCCGGTGCGCTGCCCGGCGTGGGCCACCTGCGGCAGTTGCTTGTCGACCCCACCCGGTTCCTGGCCCGGCTGCCGTCCTACGGCGACCTGGTGGAGATCCGGCTCGGTCTGCGCCCCACCTACGTGGTCTGCAGTCCCGAACTGGTCTCCGAGATCCTGGTGCGCCGCCATCGCGACTTCGACAAGGGCGGCCCCTTCTTCGACAACATCTCCGAGTTCTTCGGAGACGGCCTGGCGACCTGCCCCAACGCCAAGCACACCCGGCTGCGCCGCTTCACCCAGCCGGCCTTCCACCCGAGCAAACTGCCCGGGTACGCGGAGCTGGCCGGGCGCGAGATCACGGCTATCACCCAGGAGTGGCGTGAGGGACAGGTCCTGGACGTGCGCCGGCTGATGCAGGAACTGGCGATGCGGATCACCGTCTCGACGATGCTGGGGTCATGGTTCGCCGACACAGGTGCGGACGCCGACACGATCGGCCGCACCCTGGGTGACGTGGACGTCCTGGTCAGCGGCGCGTTCCTGCGTATGGTCGCGCCAGGCATCGCCCGCCTCCCGCTGCCGAACAACCGGCGCTACGTACAGGCCCGGGAGTCGTTGTACGCGCACATCGACGCGACGGTCGCCTCCTACCGCCGGGCCGGTACCGACCAGGGCGACCTGCTGTCCATGTTCCTCGCCGAGGACGGCGACGGAAACGCGCTGTCGGACACGGAAGTACGCGAGCAGGTGATGACCATGTTCATCGCCGGTATCAGTACGACGGCCGCGATGCTCGCCTGGACCTTGTACTACCTCTCGCTGGACGACGATCTCGACGCGGCCGTCGCGGCCGAGGCACAGCAGGTGTGCGGCGACGGCCTCGCCCGGCACGAGCACCTTCCGCAGCTGCCGGCCCTGATGGCCGTGGTGACCGAGGCCTTCCGGATCAGGCCCTCCGCGTGGCTGTTCAGCAGGACCACCGTCACGGACACGTCCTTGGGCACCTACCGGGTGCCCGACGGTGCCGACATCCTGATCAGTCCGTACATCATTCACCACCGGCCCGATCTCTTCCCCGAGCCCGACCGGTTCGACCCGGGGCGCTGGACCGGCGACGGACGCACGTGGGCCAAGGCCGAGCGGGCGATGGAGTTGGTGCCCTTCGGGACCGGGATCCGCAAGTGCATCGGACACGACTTCACCGTCATGAACGTCATGCTGTCCCTGGCGTCGATCCTGGCCGGCTGGAAGCTGACCCCCGCCACCTCCCGCCCGGTCACCCTCATCGGGCGCAGCATCATCGAACCCCGCAACCTCGACCTGCGGCTGCACCGCCGCCAGGTGTCCTAG
- a CDS encoding alpha/beta fold hydrolase — MTSQNVGRFFDVRGGQVYAHVREGDGPALVFLHYWGGSRRTWLPVLRRLDPGQGFVAYDHRGWGDSAGVPGPYGLEQLADDAQRVVEALGYSRYVLVGHSMGGKVAQLLAARKPAGLRGVVLVAPAPPAPIGVTAQVQETVSHAYDNEEAVLQSIDLMLTDGGLTPELRRQVVEDSLRGGDEARLEWPRQGLLQDVSAGVSAIEVPVLVLAGSHDKVDPPTVLADHLLPLIPTATLTVLKDTGHLSPLEVPDQVAAHIGAFVAQL, encoded by the coding sequence ATGACTTCGCAGAATGTGGGCCGCTTCTTCGACGTGCGGGGCGGCCAGGTGTACGCCCACGTCCGCGAGGGTGACGGCCCGGCGCTGGTCTTCCTGCACTACTGGGGAGGCTCACGGCGCACCTGGCTCCCGGTGCTGCGGCGGCTGGACCCCGGGCAGGGCTTCGTGGCCTACGACCACCGCGGATGGGGCGACTCCGCGGGCGTGCCGGGACCTTACGGCCTGGAGCAGCTCGCGGACGACGCGCAGCGCGTCGTCGAGGCACTCGGATACTCCCGCTACGTGCTCGTCGGGCACTCCATGGGCGGCAAGGTGGCTCAGCTGCTGGCCGCACGCAAGCCCGCCGGTCTGAGGGGAGTCGTCCTCGTGGCACCCGCGCCGCCCGCACCGATCGGGGTGACCGCGCAGGTGCAGGAGACGGTTTCCCACGCCTACGACAACGAGGAAGCGGTTCTTCAGAGCATCGACCTGATGCTGACCGACGGCGGGCTGACTCCCGAGCTGCGCCGTCAGGTGGTCGAGGACAGTCTGCGCGGCGGCGACGAAGCCCGTCTCGAGTGGCCGCGCCAGGGCCTGCTCCAGGACGTGTCGGCCGGCGTCTCGGCCATCGAGGTGCCGGTGCTGGTTCTCGCGGGCAGCCACGACAAGGTCGACCCGCCGACCGTGCTTGCCGACCACCTGTTGCCGCTGATCCCGACCGCCACGCTGACCGTCCTGAAGGACACCGGCCACCTCTCGCCCCTTGAAGTGCCCGACCAGGTGGCCGCGCACATCGGCGCGTTCGTCGCCCAGCTGTAA
- a CDS encoding ABC transporter ATP-binding protein, whose protein sequence is MTAPLTSAATALSARDVHKAYGRHVVLAGVDLTIRSGEMVGIVGENGAGKSTLLRILCGDLRPDKGSVTIHGTLGHCPQHPVLNNALTPFQHLSLFQEAFGLRNLDHAHELIDRLAFADHLHRPVKVLSGGTRQKLNLVLALMHDPDVVLLDEPYQGFDWQTYLAFWDLAAARRAAGRTTVVISHLAYDLDRLDSVIQLTDKVAVLTKGADR, encoded by the coding sequence ATGACCGCTCCACTCACCTCCGCCGCAACCGCCCTCAGTGCGCGGGACGTTCACAAGGCATACGGCAGACACGTCGTACTGGCAGGCGTCGACCTCACCATCCGCTCCGGGGAGATGGTCGGCATCGTCGGGGAGAACGGCGCCGGCAAAAGCACCCTCCTGCGCATCCTGTGCGGAGACCTGCGGCCGGACAAGGGCAGCGTCACGATCCACGGCACCCTCGGCCACTGCCCCCAACACCCCGTTCTCAACAACGCCCTTACGCCGTTCCAGCACCTGAGCCTGTTCCAGGAGGCCTTCGGCCTCCGGAACCTGGACCACGCCCACGAGCTGATCGACCGGCTCGCCTTCGCCGACCACCTGCACCGTCCCGTCAAAGTCCTCAGCGGCGGAACACGGCAGAAGCTCAACCTCGTCCTCGCCCTCATGCACGATCCCGACGTGGTACTGCTCGACGAGCCCTACCAGGGCTTCGACTGGCAGACCTACCTGGCCTTCTGGGACCTCGCCGCCGCCCGCCGCGCGGCCGGGCGCACCACCGTCGTCATCTCCCACCTCGCCTACGACCTCGACCGCCTGGACTCCGTCATCCAACTCACCGACAAAGTGGCCGTCCTGACCAAGGGAGCCGACCGGTGA
- a CDS encoding beta-ketoacyl-[acyl-carrier-protein] synthase family protein, protein MRPEIAVTGLGLVTPAGHTADANWAALCRGRSLAAPDPELAGLPVDFSCQVTGFDAAAELGRSLARRVDRYIQFALTAARRAVADAALDTGTWPAERVGVVLGVGSNSLGTYVTEFCHLGADRPERVSPLALPRSVPSMAAGEVAIDLGAQGPNFTTSSACASGATAIGVARDLLRSGTCDIVLAGGSESARSRMTATCFTRMRALSRRREHPQLASRPFDAARDGFVLGEGAAVLVLERLSHARARGAPVQAVLRGYGAGADAHHPVAPHPHGHGAVRAIRVALDDAACDPGDVGLVNAHGTSTPHNDAAEAAALTRVFGTDPPPVTAAKGVIGHALGAAGAIQAAYTVLALRRRTVPPVANFEGQDGDHKLDIVAGRPRPVAENAGLSCSFGFGGQNAVLLFTTD, encoded by the coding sequence ATGCGGCCTGAGATCGCGGTCACCGGGCTGGGCCTGGTGACTCCGGCGGGGCATACGGCGGACGCGAACTGGGCGGCCCTGTGCCGGGGCCGCTCACTGGCCGCCCCGGATCCCGAACTCGCCGGGCTGCCCGTCGACTTCTCCTGCCAGGTGACCGGATTCGACGCCGCGGCCGAACTCGGCCGGTCGCTCGCCCGGCGCGTGGACCGGTACATCCAGTTCGCCCTGACCGCCGCCCGACGGGCCGTCGCCGACGCCGCGCTGGACACCGGCACCTGGCCGGCGGAACGGGTCGGGGTCGTGCTGGGCGTCGGGTCCAACAGCCTTGGCACGTACGTCACCGAGTTCTGCCATCTCGGCGCGGACCGGCCCGAACGGGTCTCGCCGCTGGCGCTGCCGCGCAGTGTGCCGAGCATGGCAGCGGGCGAGGTCGCGATCGACCTGGGCGCCCAGGGGCCGAACTTCACCACGTCCAGCGCCTGCGCCTCGGGCGCGACCGCGATCGGTGTGGCACGGGACCTGCTGCGGTCCGGCACGTGCGACATCGTGCTGGCCGGCGGAAGCGAGTCCGCGCGCTCCCGTATGACGGCCACCTGCTTCACCCGGATGCGGGCGCTGTCCCGGCGGCGCGAACACCCGCAGCTGGCCAGCCGGCCGTTCGACGCGGCACGGGACGGCTTCGTGCTCGGGGAGGGCGCCGCCGTCCTCGTACTGGAACGCCTCTCCCACGCCCGCGCCCGCGGGGCACCGGTGCAGGCCGTGCTGCGCGGCTACGGCGCCGGCGCGGACGCACACCATCCGGTCGCCCCGCACCCGCACGGGCACGGAGCGGTCCGGGCCATCCGCGTCGCACTGGACGACGCGGCGTGCGATCCGGGAGACGTGGGCCTCGTCAACGCGCACGGCACCTCCACGCCGCACAACGACGCGGCCGAGGCTGCGGCTCTCACCCGGGTCTTCGGAACGGACCCGCCGCCCGTGACGGCCGCCAAGGGCGTGATCGGCCATGCTCTCGGAGCGGCGGGTGCGATCCAGGCGGCGTACACGGTCCTCGCCCTGCGCCGTCGGACAGTGCCGCCCGTGGCGAACTTCGAGGGCCAGGACGGCGATCACAAGCTGGACATCGTCGCCGGCCGACCGCGGCCGGTGGCCGAGAACGCAGGCCTCAGCTGCTCGTTCGGCTTCGGCGGCCAGAACGCCGTCCTGTTGTTCACCACCGACTGA
- a CDS encoding acyl carrier protein produces the protein MSEYTEGPLPNRQFVTWRNFRRCAGAGRRERLRNQACDITVIAIAKITWCDRAGDHGMTQAAETDTERALPERLIALLTGHLEVDVAPEQLTAATTFESLGMDSMSLMELVVAAEQEFGIVLAEDDLDLFPASTLGEAARAFEHAA, from the coding sequence GTGTCCGAATACACCGAAGGCCCCTTACCGAATCGGCAGTTCGTGACCTGGCGGAACTTCCGGCGTTGTGCGGGGGCGGGACGTCGCGAGCGGCTCCGCAACCAGGCGTGCGATATCACAGTCATTGCTATCGCGAAGATCACATGGTGCGACAGAGCGGGAGATCACGGCATGACACAAGCAGCGGAAACAGATACGGAGCGGGCACTGCCCGAGCGGCTCATCGCCCTGCTCACCGGTCACCTCGAAGTCGATGTGGCGCCGGAGCAGTTGACCGCCGCGACGACGTTCGAAAGCCTCGGGATGGACTCGATGTCGTTGATGGAACTGGTCGTGGCGGCGGAGCAGGAGTTCGGGATCGTTCTGGCCGAGGACGATTTGGACCTGTTCCCGGCCTCCACGCTCGGCGAGGCGGCGCGGGCGTTCGAACATGCGGCCTGA
- a CDS encoding BBE domain-containing protein encodes MRPQSLTSGYTNLTDDLGDAWRSGVHGSAAKHQRLPAVKATWDPDNLFRFNKKIAPANAG; translated from the coding sequence ATGCGCCCCCAGTCGCTGACCAGCGGCTACACCAACCTCACCGACGACCTGGGCGACGCGTGGCGCAGCGGCGTCCACGGCAGCGCGGCCAAGCACCAGCGCCTGCCCGCGGTCAAGGCCACCTGGGACCCGGACAACCTGTTCCGATTCAACAAGAAAATCGCCCCGGCGAACGCCGGATGA
- a CDS encoding HTTM domain-containing protein, producing the protein METEQLPASRPRTAERAGAGAGAQHRVPDRVRAALDVLTERPVSLYAAAVLRIGYGFAYLVFLLREFSHRDEIWGPGSPWTPELARQLFDQTGWISVLTLSDNRAYFEACYALAVVTSALFALGWRTRAVSVLFAVVVASFHSRSIFMTDGGDNLILLMAVYLVLTACGRRWSLDARRTRLRACAGGTARPSVDPMAGGLRHHLRASRQTLTSVLHNCGMFVIAAQVCFLYGSAGLYKVQGGSWGNGTALHYVLNLDLFRPWPGLSLMVDEHDLLIAIACYMTVLLQVAFPFVLFGRLKYPVLTMLLGMHLGIAVLMGLPLFSGAMIIADAVFLPDRFYRALGRLWRRIARGAGSGRTADAPRTPRALVPAQSESDTKRSAGPGR; encoded by the coding sequence ATGGAAACTGAGCAGCTACCCGCATCGCGCCCTCGTACCGCCGAGAGGGCGGGGGCGGGGGCGGGCGCGCAGCACCGCGTACCCGACCGTGTTCGTGCGGCCCTCGACGTCCTGACCGAGCGGCCGGTCTCCCTGTACGCCGCGGCTGTCCTGCGCATCGGATACGGGTTTGCCTACCTCGTCTTCCTGCTGCGCGAGTTTTCGCACCGCGACGAGATCTGGGGTCCGGGATCACCGTGGACGCCGGAGCTGGCGAGGCAACTGTTCGACCAGACGGGATGGATCAGCGTTCTCACCCTGTCCGACAACCGGGCCTACTTCGAGGCCTGTTACGCACTGGCCGTCGTCACATCGGCACTGTTCGCCCTCGGCTGGCGGACCAGAGCGGTGTCGGTGCTGTTCGCGGTCGTGGTCGCGTCGTTCCACAGCAGGTCGATCTTCATGACCGACGGAGGAGACAACCTCATCCTCCTCATGGCCGTCTACCTCGTCCTCACCGCATGCGGCCGTCGCTGGTCCCTGGACGCACGCAGAACCCGGCTTCGCGCATGCGCGGGTGGTACGGCGCGCCCGTCGGTGGACCCGATGGCGGGTGGGCTCCGGCATCACCTCCGCGCTTCCCGGCAGACCCTGACCTCCGTGCTGCACAACTGCGGGATGTTCGTCATCGCGGCCCAGGTCTGCTTCCTCTACGGGTCCGCGGGTCTGTACAAGGTGCAGGGCGGATCCTGGGGCAACGGGACCGCCCTCCACTACGTCCTGAATCTCGACCTGTTCCGGCCCTGGCCCGGACTCTCCCTCATGGTGGACGAGCACGACCTACTGATCGCCATCGCCTGCTACATGACGGTGCTGTTGCAGGTCGCCTTCCCGTTCGTTCTGTTCGGGCGGCTCAAGTACCCGGTCCTGACCATGCTGTTGGGCATGCACCTGGGTATCGCGGTACTCATGGGACTGCCTCTCTTCTCCGGCGCGATGATCATCGCCGACGCCGTGTTCCTGCCGGACCGCTTCTACCGGGCTCTGGGACGGCTGTGGCGACGCATCGCTCGGGGCGCGGGTTCCGGAAGAACGGCGGACGCGCCCCGGACACCCCGTGCACTGGTACCTGCGCAGAGCGAAAGCGACACCAAGCGCTCGGCCGGGCCGGGTCGGTGA
- a CDS encoding SgcJ/EcaC family oxidoreductase, translating into MTTDAHLSVFDQLDLPDTSLARDAYAYAAQATPAFVHHHSVRSYVFARAHAQNQGLRAGTDYDDELLFVSCVLHDIGLSEEGNGDQRFEVDGADIAAAFLRERGVEERRIAVAWDAIALHTSDGIASRKGTEVALAQAGIATDILGARRESLPAGLADEVHALLPRQDLAYGLSDAIITQALAKPHKASPITFPGELLRRHLPYGAQPSWYDLIAAAGWGDKPVGVTARRRAETPQQVGTLFMEYLEAGDVEGLVSLYEPNAHFVPTPGTHLVGADAIRQAMRQMVDSGARLKLEPREIRQVDDVALVSNNATLTGAGPEPVISTTTEILRRQPDGGWVHVVDDPFFS; encoded by the coding sequence ATGACCACCGACGCACACCTGTCCGTCTTCGACCAGCTCGACCTCCCCGACACGAGCCTCGCCCGGGACGCATACGCCTATGCGGCACAGGCCACGCCTGCCTTCGTTCACCATCACAGCGTCCGCAGCTACGTCTTCGCTCGGGCCCATGCCCAGAACCAGGGTCTGCGCGCCGGTACCGACTACGACGACGAGCTGCTGTTCGTCAGCTGCGTCCTGCACGACATCGGACTGAGCGAGGAGGGCAACGGCGACCAGCGTTTCGAAGTCGACGGCGCCGACATCGCGGCGGCGTTCCTCCGTGAGCGCGGTGTCGAGGAACGGCGTATCGCCGTCGCCTGGGACGCCATCGCTCTGCACACCTCGGACGGCATCGCCTCGCGGAAGGGCACGGAGGTGGCGCTGGCCCAGGCAGGCATCGCCACCGACATCCTCGGAGCCCGGCGTGAGAGCCTTCCGGCCGGCCTCGCCGACGAAGTGCACGCCCTGCTGCCGCGTCAGGACCTGGCCTACGGGCTCAGCGACGCGATCATCACCCAGGCCCTGGCCAAGCCCCACAAGGCGTCCCCGATCACCTTCCCGGGCGAGCTGCTGCGCCGCCACCTGCCCTACGGCGCCCAGCCCAGCTGGTACGACCTGATCGCCGCGGCCGGCTGGGGCGACAAGCCGGTCGGCGTCACCGCCCGGCGCCGTGCCGAGACGCCCCAGCAGGTGGGGACCTTGTTCATGGAGTACCTGGAGGCCGGTGACGTCGAGGGTCTGGTGTCGCTCTACGAGCCGAACGCCCACTTCGTCCCCACTCCCGGAACCCACCTGGTGGGCGCGGACGCCATCCGCCAGGCCATGCGGCAGATGGTCGACAGCGGTGCCCGCCTCAAGCTCGAACCGCGCGAGATCCGACAGGTCGACGACGTCGCCCTGGTGTCGAACAACGCCACCCTCACCGGAGCCGGACCGGAGCCGGTGATCTCCACCACCACCGAGATCCTCCGACGCCAGCCGGACGGCGGCTGGGTTCACGTCGTGGACGACCCGTTCTTCAGCTGA
- a CDS encoding phthiocerol/phthiodiolone dimycocerosyl transferase family protein — MPDATVVEERPLAASELAFASFGTPICFSQRLRGRLDLDALAAAFGDLLVLHPVLSARIVAVDQGHVLRLDPSVPGPRLGVADGIEQAGAPYAPDTPLLRAVVTEEAEDRHRLALSVHHAISDGVSALTLLHTLWRSYSERVTGRTPVLPPRTAGLPRPVEEYFRARFSAEELDEFLRDRSARMRDISPACIPALAAGHGTPAQAGVHRRQVRLSAGSVGQLTRRAKAARMSLHALACGIALRAVHSQSPHPDETVPMTCLSTLDLRRRLRPPMPPHEMVLAATAAEVVVEVGPDVHPVDLGRRVLEQLREAVLNNTVQKAIAATAELMDDVAHAPISVLVSNLMTKTPPLELPPDLRSDPIDGCALPPGPLPSVFLTGSQDDTAGLDITVVMAADWFTARQTDDLADAIERAVHRALLE; from the coding sequence GTGCCCGACGCCACCGTGGTGGAGGAACGCCCGCTCGCGGCCAGCGAGTTGGCCTTCGCCTCGTTCGGTACGCCGATCTGTTTCAGTCAGCGGCTGCGGGGCCGGCTCGACCTCGACGCGCTGGCGGCCGCCTTCGGGGATCTGCTCGTCCTGCACCCTGTGCTGTCCGCGCGGATCGTGGCCGTGGACCAGGGCCACGTCCTGCGGCTGGACCCGTCGGTGCCCGGCCCGCGTCTCGGTGTGGCCGACGGCATCGAACAGGCCGGGGCGCCCTACGCGCCCGACACGCCCCTGCTCAGGGCCGTCGTGACCGAGGAGGCGGAGGACCGCCACCGGTTGGCCCTGTCGGTGCACCACGCCATCAGCGACGGCGTCAGTGCGCTGACGCTGCTGCACACCCTGTGGCGCAGCTACAGCGAACGCGTCACCGGCCGTACGCCTGTGCTGCCGCCGCGTACCGCCGGGTTGCCCCGCCCCGTCGAGGAGTATTTCCGCGCCCGTTTCTCCGCCGAGGAGCTGGACGAATTCCTCCGGGACCGCTCGGCGCGGATGCGGGACATCAGCCCCGCGTGCATCCCCGCCCTCGCGGCCGGCCACGGCACGCCGGCGCAGGCCGGCGTCCACCGGCGGCAGGTGCGGCTGTCCGCCGGGTCGGTCGGCCAACTGACGCGCCGGGCCAAGGCGGCACGCATGAGTCTGCACGCGCTGGCCTGCGGCATCGCCCTGCGCGCGGTCCACTCGCAGTCGCCTCACCCGGACGAAACCGTCCCCATGACGTGCTTGTCCACACTGGATCTCCGGCGGCGGCTCAGGCCGCCCATGCCCCCGCACGAGATGGTGCTGGCCGCCACCGCAGCGGAGGTCGTGGTCGAGGTGGGGCCCGACGTCCATCCGGTCGACCTCGGACGCCGCGTACTGGAGCAATTGCGCGAAGCCGTCCTGAACAACACGGTGCAGAAGGCCATCGCCGCGACCGCCGAGCTGATGGACGACGTGGCGCACGCTCCGATCAGCGTCCTGGTCAGCAACCTGATGACCAAGACTCCGCCGCTGGAGCTTCCCCCGGACCTGAGGTCCGACCCCATCGACGGGTGCGCCCTTCCCCCCGGCCCCCTGCCCTCGGTCTTCCTCACCGGCAGCCAGGACGACACGGCGGGCCTCGACATCACTGTGGTCATGGCCGCGGACTGGTTCACCGCACGGCAGACCGACGACCTGGCCGACGCCATCGAGCGGGCTGTCCACCGCGCACTGCTCGAGTAG
- a CDS encoding cytochrome P450 — translation MSRTRSDFRFADAPGALPGLGHALRVWRAPLSFVSSLPSQGDLVRVRLGPQPLYVVCHPELVDQVLRDPHTYPKGGLGYAQTRTLLGDGLFTCSNAKHKRIRRLLQPPFQRTRVADYIPAMVETADAVTGAWRSGVPCDVMREMTAVAALIGVRTMFAAEITEHYRDETQACIGEIIGGIHHEVLTSALGVRWLFPHRTRRFHRTLTRYEQIIDEVILAYRRSGEDHADILSMLMAARDDAGEPMSDREVRDNVITMFTAATAAGRASAMAWALHLLDRHPDIARRVQHEIDSVLGGDPPDDAALRRLELTRHVVLETLRLYPHGWLIPRTVATPVELAGQILPPGTSLFVSPYQLHRQPRLFPDPERFDPDRWATEAPGPREAYIPFGNGSRKCLGEAFALTEIVVILARVLQSWTLDGQAASSRPVLPRVNALLEAPPLVMTPQLRGSRS, via the coding sequence ATGAGCAGGACACGATCCGACTTCCGATTCGCGGACGCACCGGGCGCGTTGCCGGGCCTGGGGCACGCACTGCGGGTCTGGAGAGCGCCGTTGTCCTTCGTCTCCTCGCTGCCGAGCCAGGGGGATCTCGTACGCGTCCGACTCGGGCCGCAGCCCCTCTATGTGGTCTGCCATCCGGAACTGGTCGACCAGGTACTGCGGGACCCCCACACGTACCCCAAAGGGGGTCTGGGATACGCCCAGACACGCACGCTCCTCGGCGACGGCCTCTTCACGTGCTCGAACGCCAAGCACAAGCGGATCCGCCGGCTGCTCCAGCCACCGTTCCAGCGCACCCGCGTCGCCGATTACATCCCCGCCATGGTCGAGACGGCCGACGCGGTGACCGGGGCTTGGCGATCCGGCGTTCCGTGCGACGTGATGCGCGAGATGACGGCCGTGGCCGCGCTGATCGGCGTGCGCACGATGTTCGCCGCGGAGATCACGGAGCACTACCGCGACGAGACCCAGGCCTGCATCGGGGAGATCATCGGCGGGATCCACCACGAGGTGCTCACCTCCGCGCTCGGAGTGCGGTGGCTGTTCCCCCACCGCACCCGCCGCTTCCATCGGACGCTGACCAGGTACGAGCAGATCATCGACGAAGTGATCCTCGCCTACCGCCGCTCCGGCGAGGATCACGCGGACATCCTCTCCATGCTCATGGCGGCACGTGATGACGCAGGGGAGCCGATGAGCGACCGCGAGGTGCGCGACAACGTCATCACCATGTTCACCGCGGCGACAGCGGCGGGCCGTGCCAGCGCCATGGCGTGGGCCCTGCACCTGCTCGACCGCCACCCGGACATCGCCCGTCGTGTCCAGCACGAGATCGACTCCGTCCTGGGAGGCGATCCACCGGACGATGCGGCGCTCCGACGCCTGGAACTCACCCGGCACGTCGTCCTGGAGACATTGCGGCTTTATCCGCACGGCTGGCTCATCCCCCGCACCGTCGCCACACCCGTCGAACTGGCCGGGCAGATCCTGCCACCCGGTACCAGCCTGTTCGTCAGCCCGTACCAGCTGCACCGCCAACCGCGTCTCTTTCCCGACCCCGAGCGGTTCGACCCCGACCGGTGGGCAACCGAAGCCCCCGGCCCCCGCGAGGCGTACATCCCGTTCGGCAACGGCTCCCGCAAGTGCCTCGGAGAAGCCTTCGCGCTCACCGAGATCGTCGTCATCCTCGCCCGGGTTCTCCAGAGCTGGACCCTGGACGGGCAAGCCGCCTCCTCGCGCCCCGTGCTCCCCCGCGTCAACGCGCTGCTGGAGGCCCCGCCCCTGGTGATGACGCCTCAGCTGCGGGGCTCCCGGTCATGA